The genomic DNA GATCCCCGGCAGCTCCGCCTCCACCGCCGCCCGGTGCGCGCGCCCGGTGACCACCGCGATCCGGTCCGGACCGGCGAGCGGCTCCAGACGGTCCCACGTGTCGCGCAGCAGCGAATGCCCGGACCCGGTGAGATCGTGCAGGAACTTCGGGGCGTCCGCCCGGGACAGCGGCCACAGCCGACTGCCGATGCCGCCGGCAGGGATGACCGCGTAGAAGTCTTCGATCGGCTCGCTCATGCAGGCCAGCGTAGCGGCGGGTCCGACTTAGGCTCCCCTTCGTCGCCCGGGGCGTCCGCGCGGGAATAGGATGGACACCGATCGGGCGTGCCTGACCCTCCTCCAGGCCAGATGTGGACGAAGCAGCGCACGCGACCGAAACACATCGATCCAGGGAGGACGACCGTGTCCACAAGCGCTCGCTTGACACCGTCGATTTCGGAAACCACGTCCAAGACCCCCCGCGGCACCCTCTATCGGGGTCGCGAAGGCATGTGGTCGTGGGTGCTTCACCGCATCACCGGAGTCGCCATCTTCTTCTTCCTGTTGGTGCACGTGCTCGACACGGCGCTGATCAGGGTGTCGCCGGAGGCGTACGACGCGGTCATCGGCACATACAAGAACCCGGTCATGGCGATCGGCGAGGTCGTCCTCGTGGCGGGCATCGTCTTCCACGCCATGAACGGCCTGCGCATCATCGCCGTCGACTTCTGGTCGAAGGGCGCCAAGTACCAGCGCCAGCTCTTCTGGGGCGTGCTGCTCGTGTGGGGCGTCATCATGGCCGGCTTCGTCCCGCGCCACCTGATGCTCGCGTTCGCCGGCTTCGGAGGAGGACACTGATGACCGCCCAGACCGTCGCCGCTCCCGCCCGTCGCCAGCGCGGCGTCAACCTCGAGAAGTGGGGCTGGGTCTTCATGCGCGTCTCGGGCGTCGTGCTCGTCGTGCTGATCTTCGGCCACCTCTTCGTGAACCTCATGGTCGGCGAGGGCATCCACGCCCTCGACTTCGCCTTCATCGCCGGCAAGTTCGCCACCCCGTTCTGGCAGTGGTGGGACGTGCTGATGCTCTGGCTCGCACTCATCCACGGTGCCAACGGCATGCGGACGATCGTGAACGACTACGTGACCAACCCGACCGCGCGCAAGGCGCTCGTCTGGGCCCTCGGCCTGGCCGCGGGCCTGCTCATCCTCCTCGGCACCCTGGTCGTCTTCACGTTCGACCCGTGCCTGGGTGTGACCGAGTCGAGCACGCTGTGGGAGACCTGCCAGGCGCAGGGCTAGAAGAAGAGGCAAACGAGAAGTGACTACCCAGACGCAGGATTCCGTCGTCCGTGACGGCGTGCACTACCACCAGTTCGACATCGTCATCGTGGGCGCCGGCGGCGCCGGCATGCGGGCGGCCATCGAGGCCGGCCCCGGCGCGAAGACGGCCGTGATCTCCAAGCTGTACCCGACGCGCTCGCACACCGGTGCCGCGCAGGGCGGTATGGCGGCGGCCCTCGCGAACGTCGAGGAGGACTCCTGGGAGTGGCACACCTTCGACACCGTGAAGGGCGGCGACTACCTCGTCGACCAGGACGCGGCGGAGATCCTCGCGAAGGAGGCCATCGACGCGGTCATCGACCTCGAGAACATGGGTCTCCCCTTCAACCGCACCCCCGAGGGCAAGATCGACCAGCGTCGCTTCGGCGGTCACACGGCCGAGCACGGCAAGACCCCGGTCCGCCGCGCCTGCTACGCCGCCGACCGCACCGGTCACATGATCCTGCAGACGCTGTTCCAGAACTGCGTCAAGCTCGGCATCAACTTCTTCAACGAGTTCTACGTGCTCGACCTCATCACCGTGAAGGACGCGGCGGGCGCGACGCAGATCGCCGGCGTGGTGGCCTACGACCTCGCCACGGGCGAGCTGCACGTCTTCCAGTCCAAGGCCGTGATCTTCGCGACCGGCGGTTTCGGCAAGATCTTCAAGACGACCTCCAACGCGCACACCCTCACGGGCGACGGCGTCGGCATCGTCTGGCGCAAGGGCCTCCCCCTCGAGGACCTCGAGTTCTTCCAGTTCCACCCGACCGGCCTCGCCGGCCTCGGAATCCTCCTCACCGAGGGCGCCCGCGGCGAGGGTGCGATCCTGCGCAACGCCTCGGGTGAGCGCTTCATGGAGCGGTACGCCCCGACGATCAAGGACCTGGCGCCCCGAGACATCGTCGCGCGCTGCATGGTCCAGGAGGTCGCGGAGGGACGCGGCGCCGGTCCTCACAAGGACTACGTACTGCTGGACTGCACGCACCTGGGCGCCGAGGTGCTGGAGACCAAGCTCCCCGACATCACCGAGTTCGCCCGCACCTACCTGGGCGTCGACCCGGTCGTCGAGCCGGTCCCCGTCATGCCGACCGCGCACTACGCCATGGGCGGCATCCCCACCAACAACAACGGCGAGGTGCTCGCGGACAACGACACCGTCGTCCCCGGCCTGTACGCTGCCGGCGAGTGCGCCTGCGTCTCGGTGCACGGCGCCAACCGCCTCGGCACGAACTCGCTGCTCGACATCAACGTGTTCGGCAAGCGGTCCGGCCGCAACGCCGTCGAGTACGTCAAGACGGCCGAGTTCGTCCCGCTGCCGGAGAACCCCGCCGGGTTCGTCTCCGACATGCTCGAGGGCCTGCGCAACAACCAGGGCACCGAGCGGATCGCGGTCCTCCGCAAGACGCTGCAGGACGAGATGGACAAGGGCGCGCAGGTGTTCCGCACGCACGAGTCGCTGCAGCACGTCCTCGGCGTGATCGCGGAGCTCCGTGAGCGCTACAAGAACGTGCACGTCGACGACAAGGGCCACCGGTTCAACACCGACCTGCTCGAGGCCGTCGAACTGGGCTTCCTGCTCGACATCGCCGAGGTCGTCGTCTACGCCGCACAGAACCGCGAGGAGAGCCGCGGCGGACACATGCGCGACGACTTCCCGAAGCGTGACGACGAGAACTACATGAAGCACACCATGGCGTACCTCACGGGCGACCCGCACTCCTCCGACCCGAGCGACCACATCAAGCTCGACTGGAAGCCGGTCGTCTTCACCAAGAACGACAAGGGCGAGTTGAACTACCCGCCGATGGAGAGGAAGTACTGAGCATGTCGAACGCCATCGCCGAAGCGCCGGCCGAGACGACCGAAGACACCGGGATCCAGTCCTTCATCGTCACCTTCAACATCCGCCGGTTCGACCCCGAGGTCGACGCCGAGCCGCACTGGGTCGACTACGACGTGGAGCTCTACTCCACCGACCGCGTGCTCGACGCCCTGCACAAGATCAAGTGGGAGGTCGACGGCTCGCTGACCTTCCGCCGCTCCTGCGCCCACGGCATCTGCGGTTCCGACGCCATGCGCATCAACGGCCGCAACCGCCTGGCCTGCAAGACGCTGATCAAGGACCTCGACATCTCGAAGCCGATCTACGTCGAGGCCATCAAGGGCCTGCCGCTGGAGAAGGACCTCGTCGTCGACATGGAGCCGTTCTTCGCGTCGTACCGCGAGGTGCAGCCGTTCCTCGTCGCGAACTCCGTGCCGGAGAAGGGCAAGGAGCGCACGCAGTCCATCGCCGACCGCGAGATCTTCGACGACACCACCAAGTGCATCCTCTGCGCCGCGTGCACCTCGTCGTGCCCCGTGTTCTGGACCGACGGCCAGTACTTCGGTCCGGCCGCGATCGTCAACGCGCACCGCTTCATCTTCGACTCGCGCGACGACAACGCCGCGGTGCGTCTCGACATCCTCAACGACAAGGAGGGCGTCTGGCGCTGCCGCACGACCTTCAACTGCTCCGAGGCGTGCCCCCGCGGCATCGAGGTCACCAAGGCCATCGCCGAGGTCAAGCAGGCAGTCCTCCGCGGGCGTCCCTGACGCGCCGGCACAGGCAACCACGCGAGAACAGGCGGTCCCGGACGGGGCCGCCTGTTCTCGCGTCTGCGCCTGTTCTCGCGGAGGCAGGCCGGGCGCGCGAGGGCGGGTCCCGCGCTTGGGTAGGGTGGGGGCGTGTCCGAGCCTGGTTCGGCGACCGACGGTCGCCTCGATGCCGCGGTCGAGCGCGCGACCGCGCTGACCCGGCGCACCCTCGGCCTCTTCCCGGTGCGGGTGTGGCGGCACTTCCTGCAGCACAACGGCTTCCTGCTCGCCGCCGGGGTGAGCTATCAGGCGCTGTTCGCCATCTTCGCCGCGATCTACCTCGCGTTCGCCATCGCGGGCCTCTGGCTCGGCGGCAGTGAGGAGGCGGTGAACGGCCTCATCGACATCATCAACAACTACATCCCGAACCTCATCCTCGACGAGGGCGGCGTCTTCACTCCCGCGCAGGTGCAGGAGATCGCCTCGAACACCAGCGGGTTCCTCGGAATCACCGGTCTCATCGCCCTCGGCACGGTGATCTGGACCGCGATCGGGTGGGTGACCTTCTCGCGGCGGGCCGTGCGGGACATCTTCGGCCTCGAGCCCGACCGGCGCAGCTACCTCCTCCTCAAGGCGCGCGACCTGCTCGCCGCCCTGATCTTCGGCGTTGCGCTCATCGTCGGCTCCGCACTGAGCTCGGCCAGCGCCGCGGTCCTCAGCTGGGTGCTGTCGCTGCTGGGCTGGGATGCCGGCTCCGACGGCCTCAACATCAGCATCCGCATCGGCACCGTCCTGGTGTCGTTCGTCCTGCTGACGGGAGCGCTGGCGGCGATGGTGCGCTTCCTCACCGGCACCTCGCTGCACTGGAGCACGATCTGGCCGGGAGCCCTCCTCGGCGGCGCGGCCATGACGGTGCTGCAGTTCGGGGTCGGGTTCCTACTGAGCTACACGCCGTCGAACCCGCTGCTGGCGACCTTCGCGATCTTCGTCGGACTGCTGCTGTGGTTCCGGGTGAACGGGGTGGTCATGCTCGTCGCCGCGTCGTGGATCGCCGTCGCCGCCCAGGACCGCGACCTCCCGCTCCTGCTGCCGACGGAGGCCGAGCGGCGGGTGGCGGAGCACGCCACGCTGCTCTCCGCGGCACGGATCCGACTGCGCGACGCCCGCGCCGCGCGCGACGGGGCCCCGTGGTACCGGAGCTGGGCGGCCGGACACGCCGTCCGCGCGGCGGAGGACGAGGTCGCGCGACTGGAGGCCTCCGCTCCCCCGCCCGCGCCTCCGACCTCCCCTCTCGCGCAGCGCCTGCTCTCCGAGCTCGATCACCGTCAGAACCGCGATGTCGGCGGTGCTCGTTAGGCTGGAGGAATGCCTCACCTGCGTATCGCCTCGGTCAATGTCAACGGGATCCGGGCGGCCGCCCGCAACGGGATGAGCACGTGGCTGGACGCCGCAGACATCGACATCCTCACCCTTCAGGAGGTGCGCGGGCAGGACGAGCACATCGAGGCCGCCCTCCCCGGCTGGACCTTCGTGCACGACGAGGCCACGGCCAAGGGGCGCGCGGGCGTCGCGATCGCCAGCCGCCTCCCCGCGCTCGCCTCCCGGGCGGACTTCGGCCCGGAGGACTTCGACTCCAAGGGGCGCTGGATCGAGGCCGACTTCCTGATCGGCGACCGTCCGCTCACCGTCGTCAGCGCCTACGTGCACTCCGGCGAGGCCGACACCCCCAAGCAGGACGAGAAGTGGAAGTTCCTCGACGCGTTCGAGGCTCGACTGGCGAGCCTGAACACCGACGGCGCCCTCGCCCTCGTCACCGGCGACCTCAACGTGGGGCACCGCGAGCTCGACATCAAGAACTGGCGCGGCAACCGCACCAAGGCCGGCTTCCTGCCGCGCGAGCGCGCCTACTTCGATCGCTTCCTCGGTGAGGCCGGGACATCGGTCACCGGCGTCGACGGCTCGGTCGGCACGGGCCTGGGCTGGGTCGACGTCGGACGTCGCTTCCACGGCGAGGTGGACGGGCCGTACACCTGGTGGTCCATGCGCGGGAAGGCCTTCGACAACGACTCGGGATGGCGCATCGACTACCACCTGGCCACGCCCGCTCTCGCCGAGCGCGTGCAGGCGTACCACGTGGCCCGTGCGGCCGCGTACGACCAGCGCTGGAGCGACCACGCGCCGGTCGTCGTCGACTACACCTACTGACCCGGTTCCGGCCGCTCGGAGGGCGACGGATCCGACTCCCGGTACCATCCGCGGTACTCCAGCACGGTGCCGAGCACGGGGTTCACGGCGCGCATGTCGATCGTGCGCCGGCGGTGCTCGGCGTCCCAGCCGTCGACGAGGTCCACGCGCACGCCGAGCGGTCCGGGCAGAGCGAACCGCCGCCCGAACAGCCGCAAGGCGACCCGGACGGTACGCATCCGCAGGAAGCCCTCCGCCGTCACACTGCACTCCTCGATGAGCTCCACGCGGCCACGGGCGCCGAGGAGATTCCGCACCAGCCCCGGCCGCACGCTCACCGTCAGCCGGTCCACGATCCGTGCCGTCCGACCGGGGAAGAGGAACTCGCGGGTGGAGTCGAGCGTCGCGCGGCCCGTCGCCGCGCGCCCGGTCGTCGTGCGCAGCACGAACGGCACGTCCCGCCCCGACGTCGGCACCAGCAGCCCCGGTCCCACGATCGGACGAGCGAGGGCCGCCCAGCGGCCGAACCGGCTCCCCGCGACCGCGAACACGCCCTCCGCGTGCCCCGCCGAGACGGGAGCACGGTACTGCGCGAGGATCTCGGGGTGGAGGCGCTCCGCCTCCGTGCCCAGGGCGTCGAGGAACACCTGTCCGCGTCTCAGGGGCATGCCGTCCGTCATGACGTCAGCGTAGGGGATCCGACGGCGCCGGGCACCGCGGCGCGGGCGCATAGGATTGACGGGTGAACAAGCCTCGCCTCTACTCCGGAATGCAGCCCTCCGCCGACTCCCTCCAGATCGGCAACTACATCGGCGCGCTCCTGCAGTGGCGGGAGCTCCAGACCTCGTATGACGCGTTCTTCTCCGTCGTCGACCTGCACGCCCTCACGGTCGCCCCGAACCCGGCCGAGCTGCGCGAGAAGACCCGCCGGACCGCCGCGCAGTACATCGCCGCGGGCATCGAGCCGTCGCAGTCGACGCTGTACGTGCAGTCGCACGTCCGTGCGCACGCCGAGCTCGCCTGGATCCTCAGCACGATCACCGGCTTCGGCGAGGCCGGACGCATGACCCAGTTCAAGGACAAGTCGGCCCGCTACGGCGCTGATGCGACCAGCGTCGGCCTCTTCACCTACCCGGTACTCATGGCCGCCGACATCCTGCTGTACCAGACCGATGTCGTGCCGGTCGGAGACGACCAGAAGCAGCACGTCGAGCTCACCCGCGACCTCGCGGAGCGCTTCAACTCGCGGTTCGGCGAGACCTTCACGGTGCCCGTCCCGGTCATCCAGAAGGAGACGGCGCGCATCTACGACCTGCAGAACCCGACGGCCAAGATGTCGAAGTCGGCCGAGAGCGACGCCGGTGTGCTGTGGATGCTCGACGACCCGGCGAAGTCGGCGAAGAAGATCATGCGCGCGGTGACCGACAACGAGGGCACCGTGCGGTTCGATCGCGAGGCCAAGCCGGGCGTCTCGAACCTGCTCACCATCTACGCCGCGCTGACCGGACGCCAGATCCCCGCGATCGAGGACGAGTACGCGGGCCGCGGATACGGCGACTTCAAGAAGGGCCTCGCCGAGGTCGTCGTGGAGGAGTTCGCTCCGGTGCGCAGCCGTGCCCTCGAGCTCCTCGACGACCCGGCGGAGCTGGACCGGATCCTCGCCGAGAACGCCGCCCGCGCCGACGCCGTGGCCGATCGCACGCTGTCCGACGTGTACGACCGCGTCGGACTGCTGCGCCGGGTGTGAGCCGCGGCCGAGCCTAGGATGACATCGTGACCGACCCGCAGCTTCCCCCTCCGCCCGGCGCCGTGCCGCCCCTTCCCTCGGTCCCGCAGGAGCCGGTATCCGGTGCGGTCCCGCCGCCCGCGTATCCGTCGACACCGCCGGCCGCTCCGGCGCCGTACCCGCCCGCGTATCCGCCGGCACCCCCTGCCGCGCCTCCCGGCGCGTATCAGGTGCCTGTGGGCGGCTACGCGGCACCGTCCGGCTCGTACACCGCACCAGATGCCGCGCCGAAGCCCTCGGGGTTCCTCGGCCTGCTCGCTCTCGGCCTCTCGATCCTCGCGGCCGTCGTCATGCCGATCATCGGCGGCGTCAGCGCCTTCGAGGTCGGCCGCCGCATCCCGCAGGGCGTCAGCGGCTCCACGAGCGATCTCGGGTTCCTGTCCCCCGCGCGGGACCAGGTGCTGTGGACGGAGCTGTCCTTCTGGGCCGGCACGGTGTTCGGCATCGCCGCGATCGTACTCGGCATCATCGCGATCCGCCGGAAGCGGGGGCGCGGAGCGGGCATCGCCGCGCTCATCGTCGCCGTCCTCGGCGCGATCATCTTCTTCGTCGCCGTCTTCACCGCTTTCGCCGTCGGCGGGGCGGCGGGGTACGCCACCTTCACCACCTGACGCGCCGCGCGCGCCGGAACCTCAGCGGGGGGCGTGGTGCTTCTGCTGTGCGGCGAGCAGTCCTTCGTCGACGAGGAGCTCGACGGCGTCGGCCGCGTCGCCCACGAGCAGGGGCAGGTTCGCGCGCTCGTCCTTGCCGAACGGGGAGAGCACCCAGTCGGCCGGGTCCTGACGCCCCACCGGGCGACCGATGCCCACGCGCACCCGGGGGAAGTCCGGGCTCGTGAGCGCTCGCGCGATGTCGCGGACGCCGTTGTGCCCGCCGTGGCCTCCCCCGGTCTTGAGCTTGACCGTGTCGAACGGGATGTCCAGCTCGTCGTGCACGACGACCACGTGATCGAGGGGGACGGAGTAGAACCGGGCGAGCGCCGCGACGGGCGTGCCCGAGACGTTCATGAACGTGTTCGGCTTCGCGAGCACGAGCTTGTCGGCGCCGGGGCGGAGCCAGGTCTCCACGACCCGCGCGCCCCCCTTGTGCTCCCGGAAGCTCTCGCCGCGGCGGGCTGCGAGCTCGTCGACGACCATCTGGCCGATGTTGTGGCGGGTCGCCTCATAGCGGGGTCCGGGGTTGCCGAGACCGACCACGAGCCAGGTCGCTGCCATTCCTCGTCCTCTCTCGCCGGAGCCGTCGCCCCGGTCAGGATACGACGGAGGGGACGCGATCCGATCGCGTCCCCTCCGTGATGAAGCAGGCGGAGATCACTCCGCGGCGGCCTCCTCGGACGCCTCGGCGGCACCCTCGGCGGACTCGCCCTCGGTCTCCTCGTCCTCGACCGGAGCGGCCGGGACGGAGATGGCGACCACGAGGACCTCGGCGTCGGTGAGGAGCGTCGAGCCCTTCGGGAGGGTGACGTCGGCGGCGGTGATGTGCGCGCCCTCCTCGAGACCCTCGACCGAGACCTCGATGTTCTCGGGGATGTGCGTGGCCTCGGCCTCGACCTGGATGGTCGTGGCGTCGAGGTTGACGATGGTGCCGGGGGCCGGCTCGCCGGTCACGACGACGGGGACGTCGATGGCGACCTTCTCGCCCTTCTTCACGACCAGGAGGTCGATGTGCTCGATGATCTGGTGCACCGGGTCCTTCTGCACGTCCTTGACGAGGGCGAGCTGCGAGGTGCCCTCGATGTCGAGGTCGAGCAGCGCGTTGGCGCGGCGGATGATCAGGGAGACCTGGTGACCCGGCAGCGCGACGTGCACGGGCTCGGTGCCGTGGCCGTAGATGACCGCGGGGATCTTGCCGGCGGCGCGCAGACGACGGGCGAAGCCCTTGCCGAAGCTGCTGCGCAGCTCGGCGTGGACCGTGGTGTCTTCAGACATGAGGTTCTCCTTCGGGCACGCAGCGAAGGCGCCGCGCGGTGGTCTTGGAATTGTGGACTCGAACGCGGACGCGTGAGGAAAGCCACCGGGCTTGCTTCGCCGCGTCGATCACGGACGTCCGCGCACGCGCAGAAGCGTCCCTCGCCGAGGTACGACTCCATGGTACCGGATGACCCGATAGGCTGAGGACACCGGTCCCCTCTGCAGAAATTCGGAGTACCTCCATGCTCGACGCCGCGTTCCTCTCTCACGTCCTCCTCTGGGTGATCGGCGCCATGTCGCTGTGCGCCGCCGTCGCGACCGGCGCCGCCCTGTTCTCCCTCGGCCGCTCGGGCTACCGCAAGGACTGAGCGTCCCCCGGCGCTCTCGTGATCGCGATGAGCGCCTTCCGGATCGCCGCCACCTCGCGCCTCAGCGGAAGCGCGGCATCGACGCGGAGCCCGACCTCGTCGTCCCGCAGCGGTTCCCACTCGTCGAGCTGGGAACCGAGCAGCGAGGCCGGCATGAAGTGATCGGGCCGATCGCCCAGCCGTCGTGCGAGCGTCTCCCGTGCCACGCCGAGCTCGACGAAGACGGCGTCCGGTGCCTCCGCCCTGATGGCATCCCGGTAGTGCCGGCGCAGCGCCGAACAGGCGACGACGATGCGCGTCTCGGCGGCGAGCGTCCGTCCGACCACGCGGAGCCACGGCATCCGGTCGTCGTCGTCGAGAGGGATGCCCGCCGCCATCTTCTCGACGTTGGTGAGCGGATGCAGGTCGTCCCCGTCCACGAAGCGCGCCCCGAGCTCCTCGGCCAGCGCCGCGCCCACCGTCGACTTCCCGGAGCCGCTGGGCCCCATCACGACGATGCGCACGCTCATGCCCGTCGCCTCCCGGCTCAGTAGAACTCGACCGTGTCGACCACTGCACGCAGCTCCCGGCCGTCGAGCAGCCGGGTGGCGTTCTCGGCGAACCTCCGTGCGATGCGCTCCTCCTCCTTCGAGCTCAGAGCCGCCGTGTGCGGGCTGACGAGGACGCGGGGGTGTGTCCAGAGCGGCGAGTCGGCGGGCAGCGGCTCCTGCTCGAAGACGTCCAGCCCGGCGAAGCCGACGCGGCCGTCATCGAGCGCGGCGAGAAGCGCCGTCTCGTCGACGACGCTGCCGCGCCCGACGTTGGTGAGGATGGCCCCGGGCTTCACGGCCCGGAGGACCTCCTCTCCGATGAGGTGCCTGGTCTGCTCCGTGCCCGGCAGCGTGACGACGATCGCGTCG from Microbacterium paraoxydans includes the following:
- a CDS encoding DUF4166 domain-containing protein, with the translated sequence MTDGMPLRRGQVFLDALGTEAERLHPEILAQYRAPVSAGHAEGVFAVAGSRFGRWAALARPIVGPGLLVPTSGRDVPFVLRTTTGRAATGRATLDSTREFLFPGRTARIVDRLTVSVRPGLVRNLLGARGRVELIEECSVTAEGFLRMRTVRVALRLFGRRFALPGPLGVRVDLVDGWDAEHRRRTIDMRAVNPVLGTVLEYRGWYRESDPSPSERPEPGQ
- a CDS encoding 50S ribosomal protein L25/general stress protein Ctc yields the protein MSEDTTVHAELRSSFGKGFARRLRAAGKIPAVIYGHGTEPVHVALPGHQVSLIIRRANALLDLDIEGTSQLALVKDVQKDPVHQIIEHIDLLVVKKGEKVAIDVPVVVTGEPAPGTIVNLDATTIQVEAEATHIPENIEVSVEGLEEGAHITAADVTLPKGSTLLTDAEVLVVAISVPAAPVEDEETEGESAEGAAEASEEAAAE
- a CDS encoding succinate dehydrogenase iron-sulfur subunit, which translates into the protein MSNAIAEAPAETTEDTGIQSFIVTFNIRRFDPEVDAEPHWVDYDVELYSTDRVLDALHKIKWEVDGSLTFRRSCAHGICGSDAMRINGRNRLACKTLIKDLDISKPIYVEAIKGLPLEKDLVVDMEPFFASYREVQPFLVANSVPEKGKERTQSIADREIFDDTTKCILCAACTSSCPVFWTDGQYFGPAAIVNAHRFIFDSRDDNAAVRLDILNDKEGVWRCRTTFNCSEACPRGIEVTKAIAEVKQAVLRGRP
- a CDS encoding succinate dehydrogenase hydrophobic membrane anchor subunit, which translates into the protein MTAQTVAAPARRQRGVNLEKWGWVFMRVSGVVLVVLIFGHLFVNLMVGEGIHALDFAFIAGKFATPFWQWWDVLMLWLALIHGANGMRTIVNDYVTNPTARKALVWALGLAAGLLILLGTLVVFTFDPCLGVTESSTLWETCQAQG
- the pth gene encoding aminoacyl-tRNA hydrolase; protein product: MAATWLVVGLGNPGPRYEATRHNIGQMVVDELAARRGESFREHKGGARVVETWLRPGADKLVLAKPNTFMNVSGTPVAALARFYSVPLDHVVVVHDELDIPFDTVKLKTGGGHGGHNGVRDIARALTSPDFPRVRVGIGRPVGRQDPADWVLSPFGKDERANLPLLVGDAADAVELLVDEGLLAAQQKHHAPR
- a CDS encoding YihY/virulence factor BrkB family protein encodes the protein MSEPGSATDGRLDAAVERATALTRRTLGLFPVRVWRHFLQHNGFLLAAGVSYQALFAIFAAIYLAFAIAGLWLGGSEEAVNGLIDIINNYIPNLILDEGGVFTPAQVQEIASNTSGFLGITGLIALGTVIWTAIGWVTFSRRAVRDIFGLEPDRRSYLLLKARDLLAALIFGVALIVGSALSSASAAVLSWVLSLLGWDAGSDGLNISIRIGTVLVSFVLLTGALAAMVRFLTGTSLHWSTIWPGALLGGAAMTVLQFGVGFLLSYTPSNPLLATFAIFVGLLLWFRVNGVVMLVAASWIAVAAQDRDLPLLLPTEAERRVAEHATLLSAARIRLRDARAARDGAPWYRSWAAGHAVRAAEDEVARLEASAPPPAPPTSPLAQRLLSELDHRQNRDVGGAR
- the sdhA gene encoding succinate dehydrogenase flavoprotein subunit, which produces MTTQTQDSVVRDGVHYHQFDIVIVGAGGAGMRAAIEAGPGAKTAVISKLYPTRSHTGAAQGGMAAALANVEEDSWEWHTFDTVKGGDYLVDQDAAEILAKEAIDAVIDLENMGLPFNRTPEGKIDQRRFGGHTAEHGKTPVRRACYAADRTGHMILQTLFQNCVKLGINFFNEFYVLDLITVKDAAGATQIAGVVAYDLATGELHVFQSKAVIFATGGFGKIFKTTSNAHTLTGDGVGIVWRKGLPLEDLEFFQFHPTGLAGLGILLTEGARGEGAILRNASGERFMERYAPTIKDLAPRDIVARCMVQEVAEGRGAGPHKDYVLLDCTHLGAEVLETKLPDITEFARTYLGVDPVVEPVPVMPTAHYAMGGIPTNNNGEVLADNDTVVPGLYAAGECACVSVHGANRLGTNSLLDINVFGKRSGRNAVEYVKTAEFVPLPENPAGFVSDMLEGLRNNQGTERIAVLRKTLQDEMDKGAQVFRTHESLQHVLGVIAELRERYKNVHVDDKGHRFNTDLLEAVELGFLLDIAEVVVYAAQNREESRGGHMRDDFPKRDDENYMKHTMAYLTGDPHSSDPSDHIKLDWKPVVFTKNDKGELNYPPMERKY
- the sdhC gene encoding succinate dehydrogenase, cytochrome b556 subunit, whose product is MSTSARLTPSISETTSKTPRGTLYRGREGMWSWVLHRITGVAIFFFLLVHVLDTALIRVSPEAYDAVIGTYKNPVMAIGEVVLVAGIVFHAMNGLRIIAVDFWSKGAKYQRQLFWGVLLVWGVIMAGFVPRHLMLAFAGFGGGH
- the trpS gene encoding tryptophan--tRNA ligase — its product is MNKPRLYSGMQPSADSLQIGNYIGALLQWRELQTSYDAFFSVVDLHALTVAPNPAELREKTRRTAAQYIAAGIEPSQSTLYVQSHVRAHAELAWILSTITGFGEAGRMTQFKDKSARYGADATSVGLFTYPVLMAADILLYQTDVVPVGDDQKQHVELTRDLAERFNSRFGETFTVPVPVIQKETARIYDLQNPTAKMSKSAESDAGVLWMLDDPAKSAKKIMRAVTDNEGTVRFDREAKPGVSNLLTIYAALTGRQIPAIEDEYAGRGYGDFKKGLAEVVVEEFAPVRSRALELLDDPAELDRILAENAARADAVADRTLSDVYDRVGLLRRV
- a CDS encoding gluconokinase; translation: MSVRIVVMGPSGSGKSTVGAALAEELGARFVDGDDLHPLTNVEKMAAGIPLDDDDRMPWLRVVGRTLAAETRIVVACSALRRHYRDAIRAEAPDAVFVELGVARETLARRLGDRPDHFMPASLLGSQLDEWEPLRDDEVGLRVDAALPLRREVAAIRKALIAITRAPGDAQSLR
- a CDS encoding exodeoxyribonuclease III; translation: MPHLRIASVNVNGIRAAARNGMSTWLDAADIDILTLQEVRGQDEHIEAALPGWTFVHDEATAKGRAGVAIASRLPALASRADFGPEDFDSKGRWIEADFLIGDRPLTVVSAYVHSGEADTPKQDEKWKFLDAFEARLASLNTDGALALVTGDLNVGHRELDIKNWRGNRTKAGFLPRERAYFDRFLGEAGTSVTGVDGSVGTGLGWVDVGRRFHGEVDGPYTWWSMRGKAFDNDSGWRIDYHLATPALAERVQAYHVARAAAYDQRWSDHAPVVVDYTY